Sequence from the Streptomyces sp. NBC_00440 genome:
GCCCTTCAGGACGTCCTCGACCACGATCCGCGTCTCGGCGAGGTGCGGTGAGCAGGTCGCGTATCCGACGACACCGCCGACCCGTACCGCGCTCAGCGCCTCGCGGAGCAGCCCCCGCTGCAGCGGGGCGAACCCCTCCAGGTCCTCGGGGCGCCGCCGCCACCGGGCCTCGGGCCTGCGGCGCAGCGCGCCGAGCCCGGTGCAGGGCACGTCCATCAGCACCCGGTCGAAGGAGCCGGGCAGCCAGGCCGGCCTGGTGCCGTCGGCGGCGATCACCTGGTACGGGCCCGGGTTGCCCGCGAGCGTCCGCTCGACGAGGCGGGCCCGGTGCGGCTGCTTCTCGGATGCGAGCAGCAGGGCGCCGCGCTGCGCGGCGAGCGCGGCCAGCAGGGCGGCCTTGCCCCCGGGACCCGCGCAGCCGTCGAGCCAGCGCTCGTCGCGGCCCTCCAGCGGCGCGTTCGCCAGGGCGGCGGCCACCAGCTGGCTGCCCTCGTCCTGGACGCCCGCCCGCCCGTCGCGCACCGCTTCGATCGCACCGGGCTCGCCGCCCTCCGCGAGCCGGACGGCGTACGGCGACCAGCGGCCGGGCAGCGCCGAGTCCTCGCCGACGGTCTCCATCAGCTCGTCGGTGGTGGAGCGGCCCGGCCGGGCGACCAGGGTCACCTCGGGGCGTTCGTTGTCCGCTTCGAGAAGGTCCTCGATCCCGGCGCGGCCGCCGCCCAGCGAGTCCCACAGCGCGGAGACGATCCAGCGGGGGTGGGAGTGCACCACGGCGAGATGGGCCTCGGCGTCCTCGTCGTAGGCCGGGGCGACCCGCTCCAGCCAGCCGTCGAGGTCGTCCGCCGCCACCTTGCGCAGCACGGCGTTGACGAACTTGGCCCGACCGTCGCCGAGCACGACCCTGGCCAGTTCCACGCTCGCCGAGACCGCGGCGTGGGTGGGGATACGGGTACCGAGCAGCTGGTGCGCACCGAGTGCCAGCACATCGAGCACCGGCGGGTCGACCTGCCGCAGCGGGCGGTCGATACAGGCCGAGATGACCGCGTCGTACGTGCCCTGCCGGCGCAGCGTCCCGTACACCAGCTCGGTGGCGAGCGCCGCGTCCCGCCCGTCGAAGTCCGGCTTCTCGCGGGCCTTCTTCAGCAGGGGCGGCAGCACGAGGTTGGCGTACGCGTCCCGGTCGTCGACCGCCCGCAGCACTTCGAAGGCGAGGAGCCGCACCGGGTCCTTCTGCGGGCGGCGGTAGGGCTTCGACTGCTGTTTCGGCCGCTGCTGTCCCGGCTGCTGCGTGGGACGGCGACGAGGCTGGTCGGTCACGTGAAAGGTGCTCCGCTGAGGGTGAGGGGGACGAACCCTCTCAGCGTACGTCTGGCACGGCGGGCCGTTCACCCGGGCGCCCCCTGCCCGCCGCGCGTGACGCTCCGGCCGCGCGCTCGGCCGCTCCTGCCACTCCTGCCGCTCCGGTGAGTACGGCGGAGTGCTGCGCCGCGCGCCTACTCGCCGAGCAGTTCCCCGGCGACGATCCGTACACCGCGCGCCCAGTCGGCCGCGCGCATCGGCTTCTTGCCCTGAGGCTGGACCCAGAGCAGCTCCACGGCGTGCGAGCCGGTGCCCGCGTGGACGCTGTTCTTGGCGACGGCCAGTTCGCCGGGGGCCAGGTCCGTGCGGTCGGTGACCGGCGCGAGAGAGACCAGTTTGAGCCGCTCCTCCCGGAAGACGGTCCAGGCACCGGGCGCGGGCGTGCAGCCGCGCACCAGACGGTCCACCCGCATCGCGGGGGCGGACCAGTCCACCCTGGCGTTCTCGACGGTGATCTTCGGGGCGAGCGAGACCCCTTCGGCAGGCTGGGGCACCGCGTGCAGGGTGCCGTCCTCGATCCCGTCCATGGTCGCCACCAGCAGGCCCGATCCCGCGAAGGCCAGCCGGGTGAGCAGATCGCCGCTGGTGTCGCTGGGGCGCACCTCCTCGGTGAGCACCCCGTAGACCGGACCCGAGTCGAGCCCCTCCTCGATCAGGAAGGTCGACGCACCGGTCAC
This genomic interval carries:
- a CDS encoding RsmB/NOP family class I SAM-dependent RNA methyltransferase gives rise to the protein MTDQPRRRPTQQPGQQRPKQQSKPYRRPQKDPVRLLAFEVLRAVDDRDAYANLVLPPLLKKAREKPDFDGRDAALATELVYGTLRRQGTYDAVISACIDRPLRQVDPPVLDVLALGAHQLLGTRIPTHAAVSASVELARVVLGDGRAKFVNAVLRKVAADDLDGWLERVAPAYDEDAEAHLAVVHSHPRWIVSALWDSLGGGRAGIEDLLEADNERPEVTLVARPGRSTTDELMETVGEDSALPGRWSPYAVRLAEGGEPGAIEAVRDGRAGVQDEGSQLVAAALANAPLEGRDERWLDGCAGPGGKAALLAALAAQRGALLLASEKQPHRARLVERTLAGNPGPYQVIAADGTRPAWLPGSFDRVLMDVPCTGLGALRRRPEARWRRRPEDLEGFAPLQRGLLREALSAVRVGGVVGYATCSPHLAETRIVVEDVLKGRGGQPVEAEWIDVRPLMPGVAAVGEGPDVQLWPHLHGTDAMYLALLRRTA
- the fmt gene encoding methionyl-tRNA formyltransferase; this translates as MKLVFAGTPEVAVPALDALIASGRHEVAAVVTRPDAPAGRGRRLVASPVAQRAEEAGIEVLKPARPRDEDFLARLREIGPDCCPVVAYGALLPKTALDVPARGWVNLHFSLLPAWRGAAPVQHSIIAGDEVTGASTFLIEEGLDSGPVYGVLTEEVRPSDTSGDLLTRLAFAGSGLLVATMDGIEDGTLHAVPQPAEGVSLAPKITVENARVDWSAPAMRVDRLVRGCTPAPGAWTVFREERLKLVSLAPVTDRTDLAPGELAVAKNSVHAGTGSHAVELLWVQPQGKKPMRAADWARGVRIVAGELLGE